A genomic region of Fusobacterium perfoetens contains the following coding sequences:
- a CDS encoding ImmA/IrrE family metallo-endopeptidase encodes MNIPLRVRNLKRKYGTNNPFKLCEYLGILVIYSDLGDIKGYSIKRLRKKLICINEELSDFAKMLVCAHELAHCLYHQLDSINFLLNNTKIVRRSYLEREANQFAAELLYDEIAEDYEECKDIDIDLLEQIREMKK; translated from the coding sequence ATGAATATTCCATTAAGAGTTAGGAATTTAAAAAGAAAGTATGGTACGAATAATCCTTTTAAACTGTGTGAGTATCTTGGCATATTAGTTATTTATTCTGATTTAGGAGATATAAAAGGATATTCTATAAAAAGGCTAAGAAAAAAATTAATTTGTATAAATGAAGAATTAAGTGATTTTGCAAAAATGCTTGTATGTGCTCATGAGCTTGCACATTGTTTATATCATCAACTAGATAGTATAAATTTTTTACTAAATAATACTAAGATTGTAAGAAGAAGTTATTTAGAAAGAGAAGCTAATCAATTTGCTGCAGAATTACTTTATGATGAAATAGCTGAAGATTATGAAGAATGTAAAGATATTGATATAGATTTATTGGAACAAATAAGAGAAATGAAAAAATAA
- a CDS encoding helix-turn-helix domain-containing protein — MKSSEILINYRKNKGLTVAKFAEMLGVSQVFLTHLEHDRRKISEELFKKLETFLPASDIEILRETEQYKDVPEKIMDKLKKLEKENKVLKSKQENLDPRILNLNKRERLQFDDFMNDAVLYFQDEKVSEEDKQKLFESLQNAFFKIKYANKRK; from the coding sequence ATGAAAAGTAGCGAAATCCTTATTAATTATAGAAAAAATAAAGGTTTAACTGTTGCAAAATTTGCTGAAATGTTAGGTGTTTCGCAAGTATTTTTAACTCATCTTGAACACGATAGGAGAAAAATTTCTGAAGAATTATTTAAAAAATTAGAAACTTTTTTACCTGCAAGCGATATAGAAATCTTAAGAGAGACAGAACAGTATAAAGATGTTCCTGAAAAAATAATGGATAAATTAAAAAAATTAGAAAAAGAAAATAAAGTTCTAAAATCAAAACAAGAAAATTTAGATCCTAGAATTTTAAATTTAAATAAAAGAGAAAGATTACAATTTGATGATTTTATGAATGACGCTGTTTTATATTTCCAAGATGAAAAAGTATCAGAAGAAGATAAACAAAAATTATTTGAGTCTTTACAAAATGCATTCTTTAAAATTAAATATGCCAATAAAAGAAAATAA